In the Campylobacter showae genome, one interval contains:
- a CDS encoding SMI1/KNR4 family protein, which yields MFLKLDEIARELDEICLPLEQEDITGMRLLAQSDASASTRALENAQEALGVKFPLALSRLVCKFDFGKFEVCNVRFGAGGDYASELVRLNSTDEYGGKWWHGDTRPANLIVFAVGDPWIFLLNCADGAIYAWLIGDEELCGRRIASDFERFFRALASIDIAQLSKKAVPSAEEIAKFVQASDDMALEFWREMAWI from the coding sequence ATGTTTTTAAAGCTAGACGAGATCGCTCGCGAGCTAGACGAGATATGCCTGCCTCTGGAGCAAGAGGACATAACGGGCATGAGGCTGCTAGCTCAAAGCGACGCCAGCGCGTCCACGCGGGCGCTAGAAAATGCGCAAGAGGCTCTAGGCGTCAAATTTCCGCTTGCGCTTTCGCGGCTAGTTTGCAAATTTGACTTTGGCAAATTTGAAGTTTGCAACGTACGATTTGGCGCCGGCGGCGACTACGCTAGCGAGCTAGTGCGGCTAAACAGCACCGACGAATACGGCGGCAAATGGTGGCACGGCGATACGCGTCCTGCAAATTTGATAGTTTTTGCCGTGGGCGACCCGTGGATTTTTTTGCTTAACTGCGCAGACGGCGCGATTTATGCGTGGCTAATTGGAGACGAAGAGCTTTGCGGCAGGCGCATTGCGAGCGATTTTGAGAGATTTTTTAGAGCGCTTGCTAGTATCGATATCGCGCAACTAAGTAAAAAGGCCGTACCGAGCGCGGAAGAAATAGCTAAATTCGTCCAAGCAAGCGATGATATGGCGCTTGAGTTTTGGCGAGAAATGGCCTGGATTTGA
- a CDS encoding phospholipase A — protein sequence MKKIIVLLAILLNLALAAQAETAKQNLAPQSENPAENLTEPTAKDEAKRLYEAAAKLEHEGDKTRALQLYKLAAKKAIFTDEDGETAAMERSVIAPSDSVADAPVEEQKIASKERPKAKFESGEAYDVDEILGLKMHHLNYLLPATYAFNDVEGRRRFETAFQISLQKPLFYDVFDMNETISAGYSQSSWWQTAKGSTPFRETNYRPEIFVTVPMRFEALPSLDYLRAGLLHESNGQDGEKSRSWNRVYLEAKLYAGSLVVIPRAWARIPESKGSDDNPDIEKYLGNMDINFALPYRGHIFTAMVRNNLHFDKTNRGAGELGWLFPFGKSGVYGYVKYFTGYGESLIDYNRHTDKVGIGFAILK from the coding sequence ATGAAAAAAATTATTGTTTTGCTGGCGATTTTGTTAAATTTAGCCCTAGCCGCCCAGGCGGAAACGGCGAAGCAAAATTTAGCCCCGCAGTCAGAAAATCCAGCTGAAAATTTAACCGAACCGACCGCCAAAGACGAGGCCAAACGCCTATACGAAGCCGCCGCAAAGCTTGAGCATGAAGGCGATAAAACAAGAGCCCTTCAGCTTTATAAGCTGGCGGCTAAAAAGGCGATATTTACGGACGAGGACGGCGAAACGGCCGCCATGGAGCGCTCCGTGATCGCGCCCTCAGATAGCGTAGCGGACGCGCCCGTAGAGGAGCAAAAGATCGCCTCCAAAGAGCGCCCGAAAGCGAAATTTGAAAGCGGCGAGGCGTACGACGTGGATGAAATTTTGGGCCTAAAAATGCACCACCTAAACTATCTCCTGCCGGCAACATACGCGTTTAACGACGTTGAGGGTAGGCGCAGATTTGAGACTGCTTTTCAGATCAGCTTGCAAAAGCCGCTTTTTTACGACGTGTTTGATATGAACGAAACGATCTCGGCGGGCTACTCGCAAAGCTCGTGGTGGCAGACGGCCAAGGGCTCTACGCCGTTTCGCGAGACCAACTACCGTCCCGAGATTTTCGTGACCGTCCCGATGAGATTTGAGGCGCTACCGAGCCTTGACTACCTGCGCGCGGGGCTTTTACACGAGAGTAACGGCCAGGACGGCGAGAAGTCTCGCTCGTGGAACCGCGTCTATCTCGAGGCCAAGCTTTACGCCGGCAGCCTAGTCGTGATCCCGCGAGCGTGGGCGCGCATCCCTGAGAGCAAGGGCAGCGACGATAACCCAGACATCGAAAAATACCTCGGCAACATGGATATAAATTTCGCCCTGCCTTACCGCGGCCACATCTTTACGGCGATGGTGCGAAACAACCTGCATTTTGATAAAACAAACCGCGGCGCGGGCGAGCTTGGGTGGCTGTTTCCGTTTGGCAAGAGCGGCGTATACGGCTACGTGAAGTACTTCACTGGATACGGCGAAAGCCTCATCGACTACAACCGCCACACCGATAAAGTCGGTATCGGCTTTGCGATTTTGAAATAA
- a CDS encoding molybdenum cofactor guanylyltransferase, giving the protein MKTCVILAGGKSSRMGRDKTLLPFGGFATLTHYGAHKFGRIFERVFVSSKFNKFNPPLPLIKDASPEEFSRSNLTEASDKEGAEASFAQICSQDTANLSPDAFSPMLALYSILKNFPNESVFIVPADMPFVSEECVRELYKFAGEYDMVIAADESHTHSLCGFFSGDLANAAGELFAAGEHKIGLLRSRCRCKIVKFAREDEFFNINYQADYEQALKEGKI; this is encoded by the coding sequence ATGAAAACATGCGTCATCTTAGCCGGAGGCAAAAGCTCGCGAATGGGCCGCGACAAAACGTTGCTGCCTTTTGGCGGATTTGCGACGCTCACGCACTACGGAGCGCATAAATTCGGGCGGATTTTCGAGCGCGTATTCGTTAGTTCCAAATTTAACAAATTTAACCCACCCCTACCGCTCATAAAAGACGCTAGCCCGGAGGAGTTCTCGCGGTCAAATTTGACCGAGGCGAGCGACAAAGAGGGCGCAGAGGCAAGCTTTGCTCAAATTTGCTCGCAAGATACGGCAAATTTGAGCCCAGACGCCTTTTCTCCGATGCTAGCGCTTTATAGTATCCTTAAAAATTTCCCAAACGAAAGCGTATTTATCGTCCCGGCCGACATGCCCTTTGTTAGCGAAGAGTGCGTGCGCGAACTATATAAATTTGCCGGTGAATACGATATGGTTATCGCTGCGGACGAGTCGCATACGCACTCACTTTGCGGGTTTTTTAGCGGAGATTTAGCGAACGCCGCGGGCGAGCTTTTTGCCGCGGGCGAGCACAAGATCGGGCTTTTGCGTAGCCGCTGCCGCTGCAAGATCGTAAAATTCGCGCGCGAAGACGAGTTTTTTAACATCAACTATCAGGCAGATTACGAACAAGCCTTAAAAGAAGGAAAAATATGA
- a CDS encoding SemiSWEET family transporter: MSEKNLQILGWIGTCLSVIMYISYIPQIMGNLDGNKTPFIQPLAAAINCTIWTSYGLLKAKRDYPLAAANLPGIIFGLLATITAF; encoded by the coding sequence ATGAGCGAGAAAAATTTACAAATTTTAGGCTGGATAGGCACGTGCCTGTCGGTTATCATGTATATTTCTTATATCCCGCAGATAATGGGCAACCTTGACGGCAACAAGACGCCTTTTATCCAGCCTCTAGCCGCAGCGATCAACTGCACGATCTGGACTAGCTACGGCCTGCTAAAAGCCAAGAGGGACTACCCGCTAGCGGCTGCGAATTTGCCCGGCATCATCTTTGGTCTTTTGGCGACGATAACGGCGTTTTAA
- the leuC gene encoding 3-isopropylmalate dehydratase large subunit codes for MQNSKQTITEKIFSEHVGREVFAGEIIESDIDMVIGNDITTPISIKQFERSGATKLANPDGFSVVMDHYIPAKDILSANQAKISRDFAYKHDLKNYFDEKDMGIEHALLPEKGLVVPGDVIIGADSHTCTHGALGAFATGMGSTDLAYAMITGKNWFKVPPTIKVIFRGKLDRHVYGKDLILEIIRRIGVDGALYKALEFTGETIDSLDMDGRFSMCNMAIEAGGKSGIIAVDETTKEFLKGKNLRAEPKLHYSDEGASYEQILEIDVSKLDPVIAYPFLPSNGKSVREAVKDDIAIDQAFIGSCTNGRLSDLRIAAEILKGRKVARKTRLIITPATQKIALQAQKEGLMDIFAEAGAVVSNPTCGACLGGYMGILGVGERCVSTTNRNFVGRMGDRTSEVYLANSAVAAASAVAGKIADPRDL; via the coding sequence ATGCAAAACTCAAAGCAAACCATCACCGAAAAAATTTTCAGCGAGCACGTAGGGCGCGAGGTTTTCGCGGGCGAGATCATCGAGAGCGACATCGATATGGTCATCGGCAACGACATCACGACTCCGATCTCCATCAAGCAGTTTGAGCGAAGCGGCGCGACAAAGCTAGCTAATCCCGACGGCTTTAGCGTCGTGATGGACCACTATATCCCCGCAAAAGACATCCTAAGCGCCAACCAAGCCAAAATCAGCCGCGATTTTGCGTATAAGCACGATTTGAAAAATTATTTCGACGAGAAGGACATGGGTATCGAGCATGCGTTACTGCCCGAAAAAGGCCTCGTAGTCCCTGGCGACGTCATCATCGGCGCCGATAGCCACACCTGTACGCACGGCGCACTGGGAGCCTTTGCCACGGGTATGGGCAGCACCGATCTAGCCTATGCGATGATAACCGGCAAAAACTGGTTTAAGGTACCGCCGACTATCAAAGTGATCTTTCGCGGCAAACTCGACCGCCACGTCTACGGCAAGGACCTCATCCTAGAGATCATCCGCCGCATCGGCGTGGACGGCGCGCTGTATAAAGCGCTGGAGTTTACGGGCGAGACGATAGATAGCCTCGATATGGACGGGCGCTTTAGCATGTGCAACATGGCGATCGAGGCCGGTGGCAAAAGCGGCATCATCGCGGTCGATGAAACTACGAAAGAGTTTTTAAAAGGTAAAAATTTACGCGCCGAGCCGAAGCTGCACTACTCCGACGAAGGCGCGAGCTACGAGCAAATTTTAGAAATCGACGTTAGCAAGCTCGATCCCGTGATCGCCTATCCGTTTTTGCCTAGCAACGGCAAGAGCGTGCGCGAAGCGGTGAAAGACGACATCGCCATCGATCAGGCCTTTATCGGTAGCTGCACGAACGGCAGGCTAAGCGATCTACGCATCGCGGCTGAAATCCTAAAAGGCCGCAAGGTAGCGCGCAAAACCCGCCTCATCATCACGCCTGCGACGCAAAAAATCGCCCTGCAAGCGCAAAAAGAGGGGCTGATGGATATATTTGCCGAGGCTGGCGCGGTTGTTAGCAACCCGACCTGCGGCGCGTGCCTGGGCGGATATATGGGGATTTTAGGCGTTGGGGAACGCTGCGTGAGCACGACGAATAGAAACTTCGTCGGCCGCATGGGCGATCGCACGAGCGAGGTGTATCTGGCAAACTCGGCTGTCGCTGCAGCTAGCGCCGTCGCAGGCAAAATTGCCGACCCGCGCGATCTTTAG
- a CDS encoding TonB-dependent siderophore receptor, whose amino-acid sequence MNKFSLSLAASSLLLTQIFAADVALQGVEISESADDGYRAKTSEVGKTNTPILEIPQTVNVVTQQQLKDKKPETLAESLQNVSGVSYGNTTGGIFDSIIKRGFGGGRDGSIMRNGVPSSVMHSFNKTVESVEVLKGPASLLYGAQEPGGIINMVTKKPKYDFSNEIWAGIGNRNYWNAGFDSTGPIADSGFAYRFIFDMMQKDYWREFGEYKNVLFAPSLSYKGDDYRINLAYTHTRSTDPIDRGMYLIPSTGKLLPIDKKRRLDEPFNKLKTRLDTVDVNFEKNIGEDWLLRGAYAYSRSKHEYGHIRLMNVNLNTGVAARRNEAYDGFIHRTHAGSLNLNGYVQTGEIEHNLLFGIDAKEYYRYRPGALNSYSSGTTHKNYPINIYSPVYGTVAYPSNRASGIQYQKLRTIGFYAQDSINLTENLIYSLGVRYEYYDQVARGTTSGPNTTDQQDGKFTWQTGLLYLLTPEWSVYTNYAQSFSPQMAISGDDIGDIKPEEGKSIELGTKFQNDSITASAAVFNINKKNIMRTVNSVSTPVGEARSRGFEFDFNGRVTQGLSVGASYAYTKTEVRKDSGAFAVLVGKPLEATPKHQASLFANYDFSHLGAKGLRIGGGARYFGSWYTYYMRTNLPAVPAGTGFKMDDAVVYDAFISYDTKIAGYETNFSFNVKNLTDKLYYTSSSTGTQANIIPIQPGYARQFMLTASVKF is encoded by the coding sequence ATGAACAAATTTAGCCTAAGTTTAGCGGCCTCATCGCTGCTTTTAACTCAAATTTTCGCCGCCGACGTAGCGCTGCAAGGCGTCGAGATTAGCGAGAGCGCGGATGATGGATACCGCGCCAAAACCAGCGAAGTAGGCAAAACCAATACGCCTATTTTAGAGATCCCGCAGACGGTAAACGTCGTAACCCAGCAGCAACTAAAGGATAAAAAACCCGAGACTCTAGCCGAGAGTCTTCAAAACGTGAGCGGCGTTAGCTACGGAAACACCACGGGCGGTATCTTTGACTCGATCATTAAGCGAGGCTTTGGCGGCGGACGCGACGGCTCGATCATGCGAAACGGCGTGCCATCTAGCGTCATGCATAGCTTTAACAAAACCGTAGAAAGCGTCGAGGTACTAAAAGGCCCGGCTAGCTTGCTTTACGGCGCGCAAGAGCCCGGCGGCATCATAAATATGGTCACTAAAAAGCCAAAATACGACTTCTCAAACGAAATTTGGGCCGGTATCGGCAACCGCAACTACTGGAACGCGGGCTTTGACAGCACGGGACCGATCGCTGATAGCGGCTTTGCGTATAGATTTATATTTGATATGATGCAAAAAGACTACTGGAGGGAGTTTGGCGAATATAAAAACGTCCTCTTTGCGCCTTCGCTCTCGTATAAAGGCGATGATTACCGCATAAATTTAGCCTATACGCACACACGCTCGACCGATCCGATCGACCGCGGTATGTATCTCATTCCAAGCACGGGCAAGCTACTTCCGATAGATAAGAAAAGACGCCTTGACGAGCCGTTTAATAAACTAAAAACCAGACTCGACACCGTAGACGTAAATTTTGAAAAAAATATCGGCGAGGACTGGCTACTGCGCGGCGCTTATGCGTATTCGCGCTCTAAGCACGAATACGGCCACATCAGGCTAATGAACGTAAATTTAAACACCGGCGTTGCGGCTAGACGAAACGAGGCGTATGACGGATTTATCCACCGCACGCACGCCGGGTCGTTAAATTTAAACGGTTACGTGCAAACGGGCGAGATAGAGCACAACTTGCTCTTTGGTATCGACGCAAAGGAGTACTACCGCTATAGACCCGGCGCACTAAACAGCTACAGCTCCGGCACGACGCACAAAAACTATCCGATAAATATCTACAGTCCAGTCTACGGCACGGTCGCCTATCCGTCCAACCGAGCCTCCGGTATCCAGTATCAAAAGCTAAGAACGATCGGATTTTACGCGCAAGATAGTATAAATTTGACCGAAAATTTGATCTATTCTCTGGGCGTTAGATACGAATACTACGACCAAGTCGCACGCGGCACGACTAGCGGACCAAACACCACCGATCAGCAAGATGGCAAATTTACGTGGCAGACGGGGCTTTTATACCTGCTAACGCCGGAGTGGTCTGTTTATACCAACTACGCGCAAAGCTTTAGCCCGCAAATGGCGATCAGCGGCGACGACATCGGCGACATAAAGCCCGAAGAAGGCAAAAGCATAGAGCTGGGAACCAAATTTCAAAACGATAGCATAACGGCTAGCGCGGCGGTCTTTAACATCAATAAGAAAAACATCATGCGCACCGTAAATAGCGTAAGTACGCCCGTAGGCGAGGCGCGCTCGAGAGGATTCGAGTTTGACTTTAACGGCCGCGTGACGCAAGGGCTAAGCGTGGGCGCTAGCTACGCATACACTAAAACCGAGGTGCGCAAGGATAGCGGTGCGTTTGCCGTGCTAGTGGGCAAACCGCTAGAAGCCACGCCTAAGCACCAAGCCAGCCTCTTTGCCAACTACGACTTTAGCCACCTAGGCGCAAAAGGCCTAAGGATCGGTGGCGGAGCGAGATATTTTGGCTCATGGTACACCTACTACATGAGGACGAATCTACCGGCTGTGCCGGCAGGAACGGGCTTTAAGATGGACGACGCGGTAGTTTACGACGCATTTATCAGCTACGATACCAAGATTGCGGGCTACGAGACGAATTTCTCGTTTAACGTCAAAAACTTGACCGACAAGCTCTACTATACGTCCTCATCGACCGGCACGCAAGCTAATATCATACCGATACAGCCGGGGTATGCGAGGCAGTTTATGCTGACCGCTAGCGTTAAATTTTAA
- a CDS encoding NFACT RNA binding domain-containing protein — translation MQSFLGKFKKITAIRRAGDMAIFIEFDGELGLFFDLSKADSAIYANPDFLNVKEYKAPFDVALKKRFWGAKILNLSVPEGNRILKLECEFQGSYKSLASSLFLEFTGRFTNAIITDEKGVIVEALRHIDNNFRVIKPGRELLELPPAAIKERQTPPITDFAQYFSEEFKRVNNAKLENLRAVKSAAIERKMQNLSEILSGLENEADLNAQSEILSKNAGLILSNLHALRDYEREVTLNDFERGEVRLVLDDSPKIAANAMFAKAKRLKQKAAGLIIERQNLTEKLEFLSNLQTLVNEAKSAEELEILAPKKARAVKQKEQNQNVEDFYIEGYKISIGRNEKGNVWLLKNSKKDDVWMHLKDLPSAHVIIKTAKSAPSEEILRFAAKICVNFSVKGGGTYEVDFTKRNNVKITSGANVNYINFKTILVTKHD, via the coding sequence ATGCAATCTTTTCTAGGCAAATTTAAAAAAATAACCGCAATCAGACGCGCGGGCGATATGGCGATTTTTATCGAATTCGACGGCGAGCTCGGGCTGTTTTTTGATCTTAGCAAAGCTGACTCCGCGATCTACGCAAATCCTGATTTTCTAAACGTAAAAGAGTACAAAGCACCCTTTGACGTCGCGCTAAAAAAGAGGTTCTGGGGGGCTAAAATTTTAAATTTAAGCGTGCCCGAGGGAAATAGAATTTTAAAGCTGGAGTGCGAATTCCAAGGCTCGTATAAGAGTCTGGCTTCGAGCCTATTTTTGGAGTTTACGGGGCGCTTTACCAACGCGATCATCACGGACGAAAAGGGCGTAATCGTCGAGGCTTTGCGCCATATAGATAATAATTTTCGCGTGATAAAACCGGGGCGCGAGCTGCTAGAGCTGCCGCCGGCTGCGATAAAAGAGCGCCAGACGCCGCCGATAACGGATTTTGCGCAGTATTTTAGCGAGGAATTTAAGCGCGTAAATAACGCAAAGCTAGAAAACCTGCGCGCCGTAAAATCGGCCGCGATAGAGCGAAAAATGCAAAATTTAAGCGAGATTTTATCGGGGCTTGAAAACGAAGCGGATCTAAATGCGCAAAGCGAAATTTTAAGCAAAAACGCGGGGCTAATTCTATCAAATTTACACGCGTTAAGGGACTACGAGCGCGAAGTAACGCTAAATGATTTCGAGCGAGGCGAGGTGCGGCTCGTGCTAGATGACAGCCCCAAAATCGCCGCAAACGCGATGTTTGCAAAGGCAAAAAGGCTAAAACAAAAGGCGGCGGGTCTAATCATCGAGCGGCAAAATTTGACCGAAAAGCTAGAGTTTTTATCAAATTTACAAACGCTCGTAAATGAAGCAAAAAGCGCCGAAGAGCTAGAGATCCTAGCGCCTAAAAAAGCCCGCGCCGTAAAGCAAAAAGAGCAAAATCAAAACGTCGAGGATTTTTATATCGAAGGCTATAAAATCAGTATCGGACGCAACGAAAAAGGCAACGTCTGGCTACTAAAAAACTCGAAAAAAGACGACGTCTGGATGCATCTAAAAGACCTGCCGTCCGCGCACGTCATTATCAAAACCGCAAAAAGCGCTCCAAGCGAGGAAATTTTAAGATTTGCGGCGAAAATTTGCGTAAATTTTAGCGTCAAAGGCGGCGGGACGTACGAGGTTGATTTTACCAAACGTAACAACGTCAAAATTACGAGCGGCGCAAATGTAAATTATATTAATTTTAAGACGATATTAGTAACAAAGCACGACTAA
- a CDS encoding phosphatidate cytidylyltransferase, with protein MKTRIITGIALFAVVLVIFFVDSYLLNFAILGFVLYTAFSEAQKLYGLQGNSLALTAVIFYLLTPFSNPAFIAILAVLLVVSFLAHFKSENLTPALPFLYPMTPIFLIWMLYSLYGVGYLAWLILTVVACDSGAFFVGKFCGKHAFSQTSPNKTWEGVAGGIAVATVFGAGFGWVLTDSFWHSLITAFLVATFGVWGDLFESYLKRRAGVKDSGTLLPGHGGMLDRIDGYLFGVAAMLWTLSW; from the coding sequence ATGAAAACGCGTATAATCACCGGCATCGCGCTATTTGCGGTAGTTTTGGTCATCTTTTTCGTCGATAGTTATCTGTTAAATTTCGCCATTTTAGGCTTCGTACTTTACACGGCCTTTAGCGAAGCGCAAAAGCTCTACGGCCTACAAGGAAACTCCCTTGCTCTCACGGCGGTTATTTTTTATCTGCTTACGCCCTTTTCAAACCCCGCATTTATCGCTATTTTAGCGGTCTTGCTTGTGGTTAGTTTTCTCGCGCACTTTAAGAGCGAAAATCTAACGCCCGCGCTGCCGTTTTTGTATCCGATGACGCCGATTTTTCTCATCTGGATGCTTTATTCGCTTTATGGCGTCGGCTACTTGGCGTGGCTGATTTTAACAGTAGTGGCGTGCGATAGCGGGGCGTTTTTCGTCGGTAAATTTTGCGGCAAGCACGCCTTTAGCCAGACTTCGCCCAACAAAACCTGGGAGGGCGTCGCAGGCGGTATCGCCGTGGCTACGGTCTTTGGCGCGGGCTTTGGTTGGGTGCTGACCGATAGCTTTTGGCATAGCCTCATCACGGCGTTTTTGGTTGCGACTTTCGGCGTTTGGGGCGATCTTTTCGAGAGCTACTTAAAGCGCCGAGCGGGCGTCAAAGATAGCGGCACGCTACTGCCCGGTCACGGCGGTATGCTTGACCGTATCGACGGCTATCTTTTCGGCGTTGCCGCGATGCTCTGGACGCTATCGTGGTAG
- the dxr gene encoding 1-deoxy-D-xylulose-5-phosphate reductoisomerase, translating to MVVLGSTGSIGTNTLNLARKFGLGVEAMSCASNYELLNEQIAEFKPKFVCIAEPKFAKFVKHKRVFAGAHGICDMLKECESERVVNSLVGFAGLAPSLTAQKLGKKLALANKESLVAGGKFLDRGAINPIDSEHFGLKFLLANKTPVARLVITASGGAFYKTPLKALKDARAADALKHPNWSMGAKITIDSATMANKLFEVLEAFWLYGVRDIEALIERTSTVHALVEFADGSTTAHLSKTDMILAIAHAILGEGGALNLSAADTKNGQIVPNLDLKTLKNIKFGEINLKKYPIFLLKDQALQNPDLGVAINAANEVAVYKFLRGECGFLDISQTVLAAAKRFENEKIEGECKIFEVDLEVRAWAEKLLK from the coding sequence GTGGTAGTGCTGGGCTCGACGGGCTCGATCGGGACGAATACTTTAAATTTGGCCCGTAAATTCGGCCTTGGCGTCGAGGCTATGAGCTGTGCGTCAAACTACGAGCTTTTAAACGAGCAAATCGCCGAATTTAAGCCCAAATTCGTCTGTATCGCCGAGCCTAAATTTGCAAAATTCGTAAAACACAAACGCGTTTTTGCGGGCGCACATGGCATCTGCGATATGCTAAAAGAGTGCGAGAGCGAGCGCGTCGTAAACTCTCTAGTGGGCTTTGCGGGACTTGCTCCGAGCCTAACCGCGCAAAAGCTGGGCAAAAAACTAGCGCTTGCCAACAAAGAAAGCCTCGTCGCGGGCGGCAAATTTTTAGACAGGGGCGCGATAAATCCGATAGATAGCGAGCATTTCGGACTTAAATTCTTGCTCGCGAACAAAACCCCGGTCGCTAGGCTCGTCATCACGGCTTCGGGCGGCGCCTTTTACAAAACCCCGCTAAAAGCCCTAAAAGACGCCCGCGCAGCAGACGCGCTAAAGCACCCGAACTGGAGCATGGGTGCCAAAATCACGATTGATAGCGCGACGATGGCGAACAAGCTTTTTGAGGTGTTGGAGGCCTTCTGGCTCTACGGCGTGCGGGATATCGAGGCGCTCATCGAGCGCACGTCCACGGTGCACGCGCTGGTGGAGTTTGCCGATGGCTCGACTACGGCGCATCTATCTAAAACCGATATGATTTTAGCCATCGCGCATGCGATTTTGGGCGAGGGCGGAGCGCTAAATTTGAGCGCGGCCGATACGAAAAACGGGCAAATCGTGCCGAATTTGGATCTAAAAACGCTAAAAAATATAAAATTCGGCGAGATAAATTTGAAAAAATATCCTATCTTTTTGCTAAAAGACCAAGCTTTGCAAAACCCGGATCTCGGCGTTGCGATAAATGCCGCAAACGAAGTCGCGGTGTATAAATTTTTGCGCGGCGAGTGCGGATTTTTGGATATCTCGCAAACGGTTTTAGCTGCGGCAAAGAGGTTTGAAAATGAGAAGATAGAGGGCGAATGTAAGATCTTTGAAGTGGATTTGGAAGTGAGAGCGTGGGCGGAAAAGCTACTTAAATAG